A segment of the Juglans regia cultivar Chandler chromosome 15, Walnut 2.0, whole genome shotgun sequence genome:
ATATGTGCAATAAGGAAGATCAGGAATCCAAAAATGGAGTTTATCATCTGGTCGATTCTTGCAGTTCTTCTAGGTGTTTATGTCTTTGTATTCCAATTTCTGAAGGGATTCAATGAGTGGTATTATGTTGGTAGGCTTGGGAAAACACAATACCCTCTCCCACCTGGAGATATGGGATGGCCTTTCATTGGCTCTCTCCGAGCCTTCCTCAAAGCTTTTAGATCCGGTGACCCTGAATCCTTCATGCACAACCTTTTTtccaagtctctctctctctctctctctctctcaaagcttAGTTCTAACAAGAGCTAGAACTAATTAGCCAAAGCCAACTCGTAACTTATTGGCATGCGAGCACactaaaaaatacatcattaattttttgaacAAAATACAGGCACAAACTAAAAAAGTGATAGTTTGgctacaaaattaatatatttttttcctaatataTTTCGTTTTGATTACAGATATGAAAAGACTGGTATCTATAAGACCTACTTGTTTGGAAGTCCCTGTGTTATTGTTACCATCCCAGAAACATGCCGAAGAGTTCTGACAGATGACGAGACATTCAAACTTGGCTATCCTAAGGCCGTAAGGATCCTTACGGGCCGTACATCATTCCACAATCTTTCAGGGTCTGAGCACAAGCGCCTGCGGCGATTAACCACATCCCCTATCAATGGCCATGAGGAGCTGGCCGGACATATTGACATGATCGAGGGCATTGTGGCAACTGCAATTGAAGAGTGCGCTAGCATGAAGAAGCCAATTGAGCTCTTAACTGAGTGCAGGCGGATTGGTTTTCAGGTCATCACGAATATTTTCATCAGCAGCTATTGCAAAACTATTAATATATCCTCAGTAGAGAGCTTATATAATGACCTAAATATTGGAATGAAGTCTCAGGCTATTAATCTCCCTGGATTTGCATTCCATAGAGGTTTGAAGGTAAGACCATTACTTACATCAAAATCGATTTTTTATGACATGCATGACATCGTATAATATATAGGTGCATACCACGTGTATGCATATTCCCATAACAGATAATTACTTGTTTTAATAAGCAAAGtgatctctttctctttaattcACCATCTTGCATCATAATGAGCTATTCTATCAAAGAAGGAAGTAATTTGAATATGCGCTACATGCAATAGCTctatatcctatatatatattagctaggaATTGTGTGAAGATCATTATATCCATACGAGCATGCAGAtcaaatgtatttatgaaacaAATGGGAATTCATAATGGTTTTCTCAATTCAGGCACGAAAGAAATTGATCAAGATCTTTCAGTCCATACTAGAACAAAAGAAGGCCGAAATGAAGG
Coding sequences within it:
- the LOC109003472 gene encoding beta-amyrin 11-oxidase-like encodes the protein MEFIIWSILAVLLGVYVFVFQFLKGFNEWYYVGRLGKTQYPLPPGDMGWPFIGSLRAFLKAFRSGDPESFMHNLFSKYEKTGIYKTYLFGSPCVIVTIPETCRRVLTDDETFKLGYPKAVRILTGRTSFHNLSGSEHKRLRRLTTSPINGHEELAGHIDMIEGIVATAIEECASMKKPIELLTECRRIGFQVITNIFISSYCKTINISSVESLYNDLNIGMKSQAINLPGFAFHRGLKARKKLIKIFQSILEQKKAEMKANMNSNQTEAKKDLMDLLLGVRDEDGRGLEEEDIIDLIIVFMLAGHESSAHISMWAVIYLSQHPEVFRKAKEEQVEIVKRRPSTQKGLSLAEIRQMDYLSKVINETLRRASITVSIFREAKVDVNLNGYLIPKGWKALVWNRSVHMDPELYENPKQFDPSRWDNYKPKLGSFIPFGAGVRVCPGSALARLEISAFLHYLLLNYTVELVNPDCPVTYVPTARPTDLGLARIIKVT